One Halalkalicoccus sp. NIPERK01 DNA window includes the following coding sequences:
- a CDS encoding SLC13 family permease: MLVVFGIVLLALALFITAPVPIDVTAIAVMVALIVLEPWTGIGPADGVSGFASSATITVLMMFVLSEGIRKTGLVQIVSARISAFAGDDERKLLGSIIGVSGLSSGFINNTPVVAIMIPMASDLARRVTVSPSRFMIPLSFASMMGGMLTLIGTSTNILASDVSARLIGRPFSMFEFTSLGALVLVVGSLYLLVAAPRLLPDRLPAEGELTEEFEMADYLTEVVVREDSPFVGRTVREAIEGEEFEFDLVQLVRDGEVFGEPLAQKTIRPGDVLVVRTGRDTVVDIIDVEGVDLLPHVAFTDADLAADGADRTERGTEQDLVEVMIPPDSSLVGETLSSANFRDRYDATVLALRRGPTVLHRRMDHVELRGGDTLLVQASRGSIERLGANRDFVVGSEVARAEYRRSKLPIALAIVAAVVAVAALDLYPILVTSMAGAVAMVATGVLRPTELYDAIDWSVIFMLAGLIPLGMAMERTGAAAFLAGHVVANTTAFDAVVVLGVFYLFTALITNVVSNNASVVLMIPVAVDAANRIGANEFSFVLAVTFAASSAMLTPIGYQTNLMVYAPGGYRFADFARVGAPLQLILAVVTTLGIALIWGV, from the coding sequence ATGCTCGTCGTCTTCGGGATCGTCCTTCTCGCGCTCGCGCTCTTCATCACCGCGCCGGTGCCGATCGACGTCACCGCGATCGCGGTGATGGTGGCGTTGATCGTCCTCGAACCGTGGACGGGGATCGGGCCCGCAGATGGCGTCTCGGGCTTCGCGAGTTCCGCGACGATCACCGTCCTGATGATGTTCGTCCTGAGCGAGGGGATCCGGAAGACCGGCCTCGTCCAGATCGTCAGCGCGAGGATCTCCGCATTCGCCGGCGACGACGAGCGAAAGCTTCTGGGGTCGATCATCGGCGTCTCCGGCCTGTCATCGGGCTTCATCAACAACACCCCGGTGGTCGCGATCATGATTCCGATGGCGAGCGATCTGGCCCGCCGGGTAACGGTCTCGCCCTCGCGATTCATGATCCCCCTCTCGTTTGCCTCGATGATGGGCGGGATGCTGACGCTGATCGGCACCTCGACGAACATCCTCGCGAGCGACGTCTCGGCGCGTCTGATCGGTCGTCCCTTCTCGATGTTCGAGTTCACGAGCCTCGGCGCGCTCGTCCTCGTCGTCGGCTCGCTCTACCTGCTCGTCGCCGCTCCACGACTGTTGCCCGACCGGCTTCCCGCCGAGGGCGAACTCACCGAGGAGTTCGAGATGGCCGATTACCTCACCGAGGTGGTCGTCCGCGAGGACTCGCCGTTCGTCGGGCGCACGGTCCGGGAGGCGATCGAGGGCGAGGAGTTCGAGTTCGACCTCGTCCAGCTAGTCCGGGACGGCGAGGTGTTCGGCGAGCCGCTGGCCCAGAAGACGATCAGACCCGGCGACGTCCTCGTGGTGCGCACCGGCCGGGACACCGTGGTCGACATCATCGACGTCGAGGGGGTCGACCTGCTCCCGCACGTCGCCTTTACCGACGCCGACCTGGCCGCGGACGGAGCGGACAGAACCGAGCGCGGGACCGAGCAGGACCTCGTCGAGGTGATGATCCCGCCCGACTCCTCGCTGGTCGGCGAGACGCTCTCGAGTGCGAACTTCCGCGATCGCTACGACGCGACCGTGCTCGCGCTCCGCCGGGGGCCGACGGTGCTCCATCGCCGGATGGACCACGTCGAACTGCGCGGCGGCGACACCCTGCTCGTCCAGGCCAGCCGCGGCTCGATCGAGCGACTGGGCGCGAACCGCGACTTCGTCGTTGGGAGCGAGGTCGCCCGCGCCGAGTACCGCCGCTCGAAGCTCCCGATCGCGCTCGCGATCGTCGCCGCCGTCGTCGCGGTTGCCGCCCTCGATCTCTATCCGATCCTCGTCACCTCGATGGCCGGTGCGGTCGCGATGGTCGCGACCGGCGTCCTGCGACCCACCGAACTCTACGACGCCATCGACTGGTCGGTGATCTTCATGCTCGCCGGGCTGATCCCGCTCGGGATGGCGATGGAGCGCACCGGCGCGGCGGCCTTCCTCGCGGGGCACGTCGTCGCGAACACGACCGCGTTCGACGCCGTGGTCGTCCTCGGGGTGTTCTACCTGTTCACGGCGCTGATAACGAACGTCGTCAGCAACAACGCCAGCGTCGTGCTCATGATCCCCGTCGCGGTCGACGCCGCGAACCGGATCGGCGCCAACGAGTTCTCGTTCGTGCTGGCGGTCACGTTCGCGGCCTCCTCCGCGATGCTCACCCCCATCGGTTATCAGACCAACCTCATGGTCTACGCCCCCGGCGGCTACCGGTTCGCCGACTTCGCGCGCGTGGGCGCTCCCCTCCAACTGATCCTCGCGGTCGTCACCACGCTGGGGATCGCCCTCATCTGGGGCGTCTAG
- the gatD gene encoding Glu-tRNA(Gln) amidotransferase subunit GatD produces MNAGDRVRARRADTTYEGVLLPSSSEEHLVLKLDGGYNVGVEREHAEVEVLDPGVYEIGGESEGDSEVAFDDDLPTVSLISTGGTIASTVDYRTGAVTAQFDAEDVLRAVPDLAGLANYRGRVVANILSENMTPEIWRDLARAVFEEIEAGADGVVVMHGTDTMQFSASALAFMLDTPVPVVFTGSQRSADRPSSDNVMNAVCAVEAAKSDLAEVLVCMHATESDDRCALHRGSRVRKNHTSRRDAFETVGRKPLAEIDYGSREITVRREHATRGERDPALSPDLEADVELLKYTPGTGPEALSIAEDSAGLVIEGTGLGHVHTDWIPRIEELVESGTPVVMTSQCIEGRVCDRVYDTGRDLLEAGTIEAGDTLPGTAKVKLMWALANAESVAEVDETMRTDLAGELTERSVPWS; encoded by the coding sequence ATGAACGCAGGCGACCGCGTCCGCGCGAGGCGGGCCGACACGACGTACGAGGGGGTCCTCCTGCCCTCCTCGAGCGAGGAGCACCTCGTCCTCAAACTCGACGGGGGGTACAACGTCGGGGTCGAACGCGAGCACGCGGAGGTCGAGGTGCTCGACCCCGGGGTCTACGAGATCGGCGGCGAGAGCGAGGGCGACAGCGAGGTCGCGTTCGACGACGACCTCCCCACCGTCTCGCTGATCTCGACGGGAGGGACGATCGCCTCGACCGTCGACTACCGAACCGGGGCCGTCACGGCGCAGTTCGACGCCGAGGACGTCCTTCGGGCCGTTCCGGACCTCGCGGGGCTCGCGAACTACCGCGGGCGCGTGGTCGCGAACATCCTCTCGGAGAACATGACGCCCGAGATCTGGCGGGACCTCGCTCGCGCGGTCTTCGAGGAGATCGAGGCCGGCGCCGACGGCGTGGTAGTCATGCACGGCACCGACACGATGCAGTTCTCCGCGAGCGCCCTCGCCTTCATGCTCGACACCCCCGTTCCGGTCGTGTTCACGGGCAGTCAGCGCTCGGCGGATCGGCCCTCATCCGACAACGTGATGAACGCGGTCTGTGCGGTCGAGGCCGCCAAGAGCGACCTCGCGGAGGTGCTCGTCTGCATGCACGCCACCGAGTCCGACGACCGGTGTGCGCTCCATCGCGGGTCCCGGGTCCGGAAGAACCACACCTCTCGGAGGGATGCCTTCGAAACCGTTGGACGAAAGCCCCTCGCGGAGATCGACTACGGGAGCCGCGAGATCACGGTCCGTCGTGAGCACGCGACGCGGGGCGAGCGCGATCCGGCGCTCTCTCCCGACCTCGAAGCCGACGTCGAACTCCTGAAATACACGCCCGGAACGGGGCCCGAGGCCCTTTCGATCGCCGAGGACAGCGCGGGCCTCGTGATCGAGGGCACGGGACTTGGCCACGTCCACACCGACTGGATCCCCCGGATCGAGGAGTTGGTCGAATCGGGGACGCCGGTGGTGATGACCAGCCAGTGCATCGAGGGTCGAGTCTGTGACCGGGTCTACGACACCGGTCGAGACCTCCTCGAGGCGGGCACCATCGAGGCCGGCGACACCCTGCCCGGTACTGCCAAGGTCAAACTGATGTGGGCGCTCGCGAACGCCGAGTCGGTCGCCGAAGTGGACGAAACGATGCGGACGGACCTCGCGGGCGAACTCACCGAGCGATCCGTGCCATGGAGTTGA
- a CDS encoding ArsR family transcriptional regulator — protein MDSAALLDLLGNENRRRILRLLSHKPCYVTEISEYLGVSPKAVIDHLRKLEEAGVVESRVDDKRRKYFHIARNLRLEVSVSPYGFASKSAYPASSSLDMTSSCSHLSINVAVSDGGDVCDLAGELRTLEELEDELSLAQRWVQGRIAEAHERISEAIGDAENSRLYAAVLSAIEGGATDAETIAREAGLPTPVAEDALSVLADNGIVQRTEKGWALD, from the coding sequence ATGGACTCCGCGGCGTTGCTGGATCTCCTCGGGAACGAAAACCGGCGGCGGATCCTGCGTCTCCTCTCGCACAAACCCTGTTACGTCACGGAGATCTCCGAGTACCTCGGCGTCAGCCCCAAGGCGGTGATCGACCACCTCCGAAAGCTCGAGGAGGCGGGGGTGGTCGAGAGCCGGGTCGACGACAAACGCCGAAAGTACTTCCACATCGCGCGCAACCTCCGGCTGGAAGTGAGCGTCTCGCCCTACGGCTTCGCCTCGAAGAGCGCCTATCCCGCGAGTTCCAGCCTCGACATGACGAGTTCCTGTTCTCACCTCTCGATCAACGTCGCCGTCAGCGACGGCGGGGACGTCTGCGATCTGGCCGGCGAGTTGCGAACCCTCGAGGAACTCGAGGACGAACTCTCGCTCGCCCAGCGCTGGGTCCAGGGCCGCATCGCCGAGGCCCACGAACGCATCAGCGAGGCGATCGGCGACGCCGAGAACAGCCGGCTGTACGCCGCGGTCCTCTCGGCGATCGAGGGCGGAGCGACGGACGCCGAGACGATCGCCCGCGAGGCCGGCCTGCCCACGCCGGTCGCGGAGGACGCCCTCTCGGTGCTCGCCGACAACGGGATCGTTCAGCGGACCGAGAAGGGCTGGGCGCTCGACTAG
- a CDS encoding DUF5802 family protein, which yields MFETFSRSYYVGRLFVEPYDGEHAVLRRDHHERVNEQLYATGEGVERLDLPLVMKLAQRHFAVHGEDGVPEHTLLVPREGLDPGYVDTLPAPREVLLAKADRASQLLDIVSAGRAGR from the coding sequence ATGTTTGAGACGTTCTCCCGCAGCTACTACGTCGGGCGGCTGTTCGTCGAGCCGTACGACGGCGAGCACGCGGTGTTGCGCCGCGATCACCACGAGCGAGTCAACGAGCAGCTCTACGCCACCGGCGAGGGCGTAGAGCGCCTCGACCTCCCGCTCGTGATGAAGCTCGCCCAGCGCCACTTCGCCGTCCACGGCGAGGACGGCGTGCCCGAACACACGCTGTTGGTCCCCCGCGAGGGGCTCGACCCCGGCTACGTCGACACGCTACCGGCCCCCCGCGAGGTGTTGCTGGCGAAGGCGGACCGCGCCTCCCAGCTCCTGGACATCGTTTCTGCCGGTCGGGCCGGAAGATAA
- a CDS encoding DUF1405 domain-containing protein: MLPRRHARYYLENAPSLVWLLGVNVLAMLVGVRFYVETMPAVPTFLWPFYLDSPAALFLATLSLVTLLGNLGNPLDEVPQNRALAYLHTLAFVWLVKYGLWTFLALNLGFSAYFPDLYDYWFIVLTHLAFVLEAYLIPHYGRTTRGALGLALAVLLANDVLDYVLGYHPPLRYDPGLVLALATVGLSFVSVWLAARAFDRLEPAPASR, encoded by the coding sequence ATGCTCCCCCGGCGGCACGCCCGCTACTACCTCGAGAACGCCCCCAGTCTGGTCTGGTTGCTGGGCGTCAACGTGCTCGCGATGCTCGTCGGCGTGCGTTTCTACGTCGAGACCATGCCCGCGGTCCCGACGTTCCTGTGGCCCTTCTACCTCGACTCGCCGGCCGCGCTCTTTCTGGCGACGCTCTCGCTCGTGACGCTGCTCGGGAACCTCGGGAACCCGCTGGACGAGGTCCCGCAGAACCGCGCGCTCGCGTACCTCCACACGCTCGCGTTCGTCTGGCTCGTCAAGTACGGCCTGTGGACGTTCCTCGCGCTCAACCTCGGCTTCTCTGCCTACTTTCCCGACCTCTACGACTACTGGTTCATCGTCCTCACCCACCTGGCGTTCGTCCTCGAAGCCTACCTGATACCGCACTACGGGCGAACCACGAGGGGGGCACTCGGCCTCGCGCTCGCGGTGCTTCTGGCCAACGACGTCCTCGATTACGTTCTGGGGTATCACCCGCCGCTTCGCTACGACCCCGGACTCGTCCTCGCGCTCGCGACCGTCGGCCTCTCGTTCGTTTCGGTGTGGCTCGCCGCGCGGGCGTTCGACAGGCTGGAGCCTGCACCTGCAAGCCGGTAA
- a CDS encoding Vms1/Ankzf1 family peptidyl-tRNA hydrolase, translating to MLDGLLGRTELKERIEELREERDRLEERFEAERERRREAVRERQEAQERENRLEDRISDLEGRLERIDEESDLEFRGVETLRGERLREVLDRLDSFRTGEEGVLTAMVDGEVPAAGEAAFGERAPLLARAEPCLAVADDAGLVSVTLTPPLAPDPFWTWGDTVDLEYGWFLPEGEFAFALVRSDLFAMGEYRGTERESVRAFESDVKGDHSKGGFSQGRFERRRDNQVKAHLQKCGDALADRDADRLIVVGQRTLLKEFDADVTRAVDATGDPEDALESAFRDFFTARLYRL from the coding sequence ATGCTCGACGGGTTGCTCGGCCGGACCGAACTCAAGGAACGCATCGAGGAGCTACGGGAGGAACGCGACCGCCTCGAGGAGCGCTTCGAGGCCGAGCGCGAGCGCCGCCGCGAGGCCGTCCGCGAGAGACAGGAGGCACAAGAGCGCGAGAACCGCCTCGAGGACAGGATCAGCGACCTGGAGGGACGCCTCGAACGGATCGACGAGGAGTCGGATCTCGAGTTCCGCGGGGTCGAGACCCTCCGCGGGGAGCGCCTCCGGGAGGTCCTCGACCGCCTCGACAGCTTTCGAACCGGCGAAGAGGGCGTGCTGACCGCGATGGTCGACGGCGAGGTCCCCGCGGCGGGCGAGGCGGCGTTCGGCGAGCGCGCCCCGCTGCTCGCGCGGGCCGAACCCTGCCTCGCGGTGGCCGACGACGCCGGCCTCGTGAGCGTCACCCTGACGCCCCCGCTCGCGCCCGATCCGTTCTGGACGTGGGGCGACACGGTCGACCTCGAGTACGGCTGGTTCCTCCCGGAGGGCGAGTTCGCGTTCGCGCTCGTTCGCTCGGACCTCTTCGCGATGGGCGAGTATCGCGGAACGGAACGCGAGTCGGTTCGCGCCTTCGAGAGCGACGTGAAGGGCGACCACTCGAAGGGCGGGTTCTCGCAGGGTCGTTTCGAGCGCCGTCGGGACAATCAGGTGAAAGCCCACCTCCAGAAGTGCGGAGACGCACTGGCCGACCGCGACGCCGACCGACTGATCGTCGTCGGCCAGCGCACCCTCTTAAAGGAGTTCGACGCCGACGTCACGCGGGCGGTCGACGCGACGGGAGACCCCGAGGACGCCCTAGAGAGCGCGTTTCGAGACTTCTTCACCGCTCGACTCTACCGGCTCTAG
- a CDS encoding TrmB family transcriptional regulator has product MSTATLTHDRTEIPTEIESAGSKLVYLYLHTAGEATIEELQSSLGMKQLALFPVLDTLSSEGFVAREGERYAVAA; this is encoded by the coding sequence ATGAGCACGGCAACACTCACTCACGACCGCACCGAGATCCCGACCGAAATCGAATCAGCCGGTTCGAAACTCGTCTACCTCTACCTGCACACCGCCGGCGAGGCCACCATCGAGGAACTGCAGTCCTCGCTCGGCATGAAACAGCTCGCGCTGTTCCCCGTCCTCGATACGCTCTCGAGCGAGGGGTTCGTCGCCCGCGAGGGCGAGCGCTACGCCGTCGCGGCCTGA
- a CDS encoding universal stress protein has protein sequence MIARVLVAMDGSEMAEKALEFALDAYPDAEITVLTVVGAPTWFMGEATGLALADDPQQAAAERARPVFERARALAAEHDAEIDTTVALGPPARTIVERADAFDVVVLGGHGRDLSSRVLLGNIAETVARRSPVPVTVVR, from the coding sequence ATGATCGCTCGCGTCCTCGTCGCGATGGACGGTTCGGAGATGGCCGAGAAGGCCCTGGAGTTCGCCCTCGACGCCTACCCCGACGCCGAGATCACCGTCCTGACCGTCGTCGGCGCCCCGACGTGGTTCATGGGGGAGGCGACCGGGTTGGCGCTGGCCGACGACCCCCAGCAGGCGGCGGCCGAGCGCGCACGGCCGGTCTTCGAGCGCGCCCGCGCGCTCGCCGCCGAGCACGACGCCGAGATCGACACGACCGTCGCCCTCGGACCGCCCGCCCGGACGATCGTCGAGCGGGCCGACGCCTTCGACGTCGTCGTACTGGGCGGACACGGACGCGACCTCTCCTCGCGCGTTCTGCTCGGGAATATCGCCGAGACGGTCGCCCGCCGGTCGCCGGTCCCGGTCACGGTCGTCCGGTAG
- a CDS encoding inorganic phosphate transporter, whose protein sequence is MISLFLALGMLAAVFVGFNIGGSSTGVAWGPSVGARIIDKTAAAALMTFFVFFGGWTVGRNVIETLGGEVVPQTVFTIEASIVVLFFIGLGMLLANVYGVPVSTSMTAVGAISGLGLATGTLDMEVLGGIVVWWMVAPIVGFWCGAVVGRYLYPYLDRKVALEQSEGPLLVLDRTGTVPKPALGPGTTPKEAASTTIVVAIACYMAFSAGASNVANAVAPLVGGGLVGVEGGVVLGTVAIGLGAFTIARRTMDSVGNDLTALPLLAAMIVMVVAASITTFLSWLGIPISLAMATVMCIVGLGWGRATRVATARDLVRGDVSTDMSVDAITAETAEEIPRVGEEDPEDLEGVQRLFDESAVIRFVSFWIIGPSTATILSYIAFVLLPIAGTP, encoded by the coding sequence ATGATCTCCCTCTTCTTGGCGCTGGGCATGTTGGCGGCGGTGTTCGTCGGGTTCAACATCGGCGGGTCGTCGACGGGTGTCGCGTGGGGACCGTCGGTCGGTGCGCGGATCATCGACAAGACGGCGGCCGCGGCGCTCATGACGTTCTTCGTCTTCTTCGGCGGGTGGACGGTCGGGCGCAACGTGATCGAGACCCTCGGCGGCGAGGTCGTCCCGCAGACGGTCTTCACGATCGAGGCGAGCATCGTCGTCCTCTTCTTCATCGGGCTCGGGATGCTCCTGGCCAACGTCTACGGCGTGCCGGTCTCGACCTCGATGACGGCCGTCGGCGCGATTTCGGGCCTCGGATTGGCGACGGGGACGCTCGACATGGAGGTGCTGGGCGGAATCGTCGTCTGGTGGATGGTCGCGCCGATCGTCGGGTTCTGGTGTGGGGCCGTCGTCGGCCGGTATCTCTACCCCTACCTCGACCGAAAGGTCGCCCTCGAGCAATCGGAGGGGCCCCTGCTCGTCCTCGACCGAACGGGAACGGTCCCGAAACCGGCGCTGGGACCCGGAACGACGCCGAAGGAGGCCGCAAGCACCACGATCGTCGTCGCCATCGCCTGCTACATGGCGTTCAGCGCGGGCGCGAGCAACGTCGCCAACGCCGTCGCGCCGCTCGTAGGGGGCGGCCTCGTCGGCGTCGAGGGAGGGGTCGTCCTCGGGACGGTCGCGATCGGGCTGGGAGCCTTTACGATCGCACGCCGGACGATGGACTCGGTCGGCAACGACCTCACGGCGCTGCCGCTTCTGGCGGCGATGATCGTCATGGTCGTCGCCGCGAGCATCACGACGTTCCTCTCGTGGCTCGGCATTCCGATCAGCCTCGCGATGGCGACGGTGATGTGCATCGTCGGCCTCGGGTGGGGACGGGCCACGCGGGTGGCGACCGCGCGGGACCTCGTGCGGGGCGACGTCTCGACGGACATGTCGGTCGACGCGATCACGGCCGAGACGGCCGAGGAGATCCCGCGGGTCGGCGAGGAGGACCCCGAGGACCTCGAGGGCGTCCAGCGGCTGTTCGACGAGTCGGCCGTGATCCGGTTCGTCTCCTTCTGGATCATCGGGCCGTCAACGGCGACGATCCTCTCGTACATCGCGTTCGTCCTCCTGCCGATCGCGGGGACGCCGTGA
- a CDS encoding potassium transporter TrkA, whose product MIPFQTEVGTLVSIAVRVLGLAVLSGAVTGTVAAGYRLYARETMPARLGVLVGLSAVAVWLNTVVALTQYVDTGTDPLATTRAVRNVLAFAASAGAADVGRRVGDRLAANSSVLAGARSVEGEVSPLVKAVGRVITVTLPATVEDAPGYEPIPEETKEELAGATLVFPRGLTVAELHERLETRLADDHGIGHVDCEIGTDGTVTDLAVGLRASGLGPRLAPGTAALAIHADPAPGASPGDTVQLWREGERVATGELRDASDEAATVALESSLTPLPPGEYRLVTLAEGNGAERSARALFRSGVNERRADAALAGTRVREHEGVVLAVGGERFEALPDPDRRLEEGEVVYVLDQAATA is encoded by the coding sequence GTGATCCCGTTCCAGACGGAGGTCGGGACCCTGGTCTCGATCGCCGTCCGCGTCCTCGGCCTGGCGGTCCTCTCGGGGGCGGTCACGGGGACGGTCGCGGCGGGCTACCGCCTCTACGCCCGGGAGACGATGCCCGCGCGGCTGGGCGTGCTCGTCGGGCTGAGCGCGGTCGCGGTCTGGCTCAACACGGTCGTCGCGCTGACCCAGTACGTCGACACCGGAACCGATCCGCTCGCGACGACGCGTGCGGTGCGCAACGTCCTCGCGTTCGCCGCGAGCGCGGGGGCGGCCGACGTCGGGCGGCGGGTGGGCGATCGGCTCGCGGCGAACTCCTCGGTGCTCGCGGGGGCACGCTCGGTCGAGGGCGAGGTCAGCCCGCTCGTGAAGGCCGTCGGGCGCGTGATCACCGTCACGCTCCCGGCGACGGTCGAGGACGCGCCGGGCTACGAGCCGATTCCCGAGGAGACCAAAGAGGAGCTAGCGGGCGCGACGCTCGTCTTCCCGCGGGGGCTGACCGTCGCGGAGCTCCACGAGCGCCTCGAAACCCGGCTGGCCGACGACCACGGGATCGGCCACGTCGACTGCGAGATCGGCACGGATGGAACGGTGACGGACCTCGCGGTCGGGTTACGTGCGTCGGGGCTCGGCCCGCGCCTCGCGCCGGGAACGGCCGCGCTCGCGATCCACGCCGATCCGGCCCCGGGTGCGAGCCCCGGCGACACGGTCCAACTCTGGCGCGAGGGCGAGCGGGTCGCGACGGGCGAACTCCGGGACGCGAGCGACGAGGCCGCCACCGTCGCCCTCGAATCGTCCCTGACGCCGCTTCCCCCCGGAGAGTACCGGCTGGTGACGCTGGCGGAGGGAAACGGCGCCGAACGGAGCGCACGCGCGCTGTTCCGGTCGGGCGTGAACGAGCGCCGCGCCGACGCGGCGCTGGCGGGAACCCGGGTAAGAGAACACGAGGGCGTCGTGCTGGCGGTCGGCGGCGAGCGGTTCGAGGCGCTGCCAGATCCCGACCGCCGACTCGAAGAAGGCGAGGTCGTCTACGTGCTCGATCAGGCCGCGACGGCGTAG
- a CDS encoding GNAT family N-acetyltransferase, which yields MELREARQEDHEAVATFTRETWPDRESGDYIPEVYPEWIEGEDRHTLVVDAGDDIAGIVQCVLLSADEAWCQGMRVNPEFRGADVSKRLSYGAFDWARERGALVARNMVFSWNAVGLGQSRSVGFDPVTEFRWAHPEPNPDAEPVLETVADPAAAWRAWAEGDAREHLRGLALDADESWAVRELTRADLERAAEESSVLAVRDDGLRGMAYRSRTYEREQEGETERWAEYGVGSWEDLPAARALFAAIARDAAAVGADRTRVLIPETPRAVSDAAYARVGVADEPDFVLGADLTAARTRR from the coding sequence ATGGAGTTGAGGGAAGCACGACAGGAAGACCACGAGGCGGTCGCGACCTTCACCCGCGAGACGTGGCCCGACCGGGAGAGTGGCGATTACATCCCCGAGGTCTACCCCGAGTGGATCGAGGGCGAGGACAGACACACCCTGGTAGTCGATGCGGGCGACGACATCGCGGGAATCGTCCAGTGCGTGTTGCTCTCCGCGGACGAGGCCTGGTGCCAGGGGATGCGCGTCAACCCCGAGTTTCGGGGAGCGGACGTCTCGAAACGGCTGAGCTACGGGGCGTTCGACTGGGCGCGCGAGCGGGGCGCGCTCGTCGCGCGCAACATGGTCTTCTCGTGGAACGCTGTCGGACTCGGCCAGTCCCGATCCGTGGGGTTCGACCCCGTCACCGAGTTCCGCTGGGCGCATCCCGAGCCGAATCCCGACGCCGAACCCGTCCTCGAAACCGTCGCCGATCCGGCCGCCGCGTGGCGTGCGTGGGCCGAGGGCGACGCCCGCGAGCACCTACGAGGGTTGGCGCTGGACGCCGACGAGTCGTGGGCGGTGCGCGAACTCACGCGGGCGGACCTCGAACGCGCGGCCGAGGAATCGTCGGTCCTCGCCGTTCGGGACGACGGCCTGCGGGGAATGGCCTACCGGAGTCGGACCTACGAGCGCGAGCAGGAGGGCGAAACGGAACGGTGGGCGGAGTACGGCGTCGGCTCCTGGGAGGACCTCCCGGCCGCCCGCGCGCTGTTCGCCGCGATCGCCCGCGACGCCGCCGCGGTCGGCGCGGACCGAACACGGGTGTTGATCCCCGAGACCCCCCGTGCGGTATCGGACGCCGCCTACGCACGCGTCGGGGTCGCCGACGAACCCGACTTCGTGCTGGGCGCGGACCTCACCGCTGCCCGGACCCGCCGCTGA
- a CDS encoding ubiquitin-like small modifier protein 1: MEWKLFADLAELAGGKRIAVDAGPGDTVGEALEALLESHPELEERVLDDEGELEDHINLLRNGSNVFTQESGLETELEAGDELALFPPVSGGSGQR, encoded by the coding sequence ATGGAGTGGAAACTCTTCGCCGACCTGGCGGAGCTAGCGGGCGGGAAACGGATCGCGGTCGACGCCGGGCCCGGCGACACGGTCGGGGAGGCGCTGGAGGCGCTGCTCGAATCCCACCCGGAACTCGAGGAACGCGTGCTCGACGACGAGGGCGAACTCGAGGATCACATCAACCTGCTTCGCAACGGCTCGAACGTGTTCACACAGGAGTCGGGGCTGGAGACGGAACTCGAGGCGGGCGACGAACTCGCGCTGTTTCCGCCCGTCAGCGGCGGGTCCGGGCAGCGGTGA